In a genomic window of Telopea speciosissima isolate NSW1024214 ecotype Mountain lineage chromosome 5, Tspe_v1, whole genome shotgun sequence:
- the LOC122663403 gene encoding uncharacterized protein LOC122663403: MALRNFYNEIRGMKVKDLPAHLKPMLSSNHVKQVINRGLDNYHRKYIMTDSIDPLFHVCFGGMIFSYLVALPEERRHLEHQQHAKEHGGH, encoded by the coding sequence ATGGCGTTGAGGAACTTCTACAACGAGATCAGAGGAATGAAAGTGAAGGATCTGCCTGCACATCTGAAGCCAATGCTCTCCAGCAATCACGTGAAGCAAGTTATCAATAGAGGTTTGGATAACTATCACCGCAAGTACATAATGACTGACTCGATTGATCCTCTCTTCCATGTCTGTTTCGGTGGCATGATCTTCTCCTACCTAGTCGCTCTCCCTGAAGAGCGTCGTCATCTCGAACACCAGCAGCATGCCAAAGAACATGGCGGCCATTAA